One window from the genome of Nitrospinaceae bacterium encodes:
- a CDS encoding sulfatase-like hydrolase/transferase: protein MKSTNLVFIMADEHNVNALGCYGHPMVKTPNLDRLAAMGTRFTSAYTNCPLCVPARASLATGRYVHQIENWDGAHPYDGSVPSWGHRLQATGHSVVSIGKLHYRNTSDPTGFDEQIAPMHVTNGVGDIYGALRNEMPPKAACERLGKELGPGDSAYLHYDT, encoded by the coding sequence GTGAAGTCCACGAATCTTGTCTTCATCATGGCCGACGAGCACAACGTAAACGCCCTCGGCTGCTACGGCCATCCCATGGTAAAGACGCCAAACCTAGATCGTCTCGCCGCCATGGGCACCCGGTTCACGAGCGCATACACCAATTGTCCTCTGTGCGTTCCCGCGCGAGCGTCCCTCGCCACGGGGCGTTACGTACATCAGATTGAAAATTGGGACGGCGCCCACCCTTATGATGGGAGCGTGCCCAGCTGGGGACACCGCCTTCAAGCGACTGGTCACTCTGTGGTCTCGATTGGAAAACTCCACTACCGGAACACCTCTGACCCCACCGGATTCGACGAGCAGATTGCACCAATGCATGTCACCAATGGTGTGGGCGATATCTACGGCGCACTTCGCAACGAAATGCCGCCCAAGGCCGCCTGTGAGCGGCTAGGCAAGGAATTGGGCCCCGGAGACTCTGCCTACCTTCATTACGACACAG